In Vibrio sp. 10N, the following proteins share a genomic window:
- a CDS encoding DUF333 domain-containing protein — MKGGNLISYFLWASIAPVALMGCAKSEPEPVGMANPAAVYCEEHGAYDLQTGTCTLSSGEKVDAWEYFRAHHQQGADSAARFCEATGGGYIADSKQCALPDGKVMDAEEYFRDHQMSGAGG; from the coding sequence ATGAAAGGTGGAAACCTGATCTCGTATTTTTTATGGGCATCCATCGCGCCAGTCGCTTTGATGGGATGTGCTAAATCTGAGCCAGAGCCGGTTGGCATGGCGAACCCTGCGGCAGTGTATTGTGAAGAACACGGTGCTTATGATTTGCAAACCGGAACCTGTACGTTGTCTTCCGGTGAAAAGGTCGACGCATGGGAGTACTTTCGTGCACATCACCAGCAAGGTGCTGATAGTGCAGCTCGCTTTTGTGAAGCGACAGGTGGCGGTTACATTGCAGATAGCAAACAATGTGCTCTACCCGATGGTAAGGTCATGGATGCCGAAGAGTATTTTCGAGACCATCAAATGAGTGGCGCGGGTGGCTAA
- a CDS encoding alpha/beta hydrolase, translated as MYTTSGSLAPYNQSNFEHYLEQTAQWLDETRVFHGAGYDAEMKAVSPYKLVPKQPNGQGVLLVHGLGDSPYSFIDIAPVLAEKGYLVHVMLLPGHGSRPADLMQPSVEDWQKAVANQVAILRGEVDDIWLGGFSTGTNLITSYAAQRPDDVSGIVLFSPAFSPDDVVVRFAGAASVFVDWVNVAKEQNYTRYDSLAMHGAALYYQTTTLVKHDLQQYQLSVPALLMVTENDELIDTEAVYSLFRTEFVHPSSRLVWYGEKPYPDARVIKRTMALPEQSIESGSHISVLYRADNPLYGERGLMRQCGGAQEGEVYTVDCVGMPTLTYTAWGLLKEDRVSARLSWNPYFDAMMERVVAFMESARVPLNSK; from the coding sequence ATGTATACAACATCTGGCTCTCTCGCCCCTTATAACCAGTCTAACTTTGAACACTATCTCGAGCAAACCGCGCAATGGCTTGACGAAACCCGAGTATTTCATGGTGCGGGCTATGATGCGGAGATGAAGGCGGTCAGCCCATACAAGTTAGTACCGAAACAACCAAACGGGCAGGGTGTTTTGCTGGTTCATGGATTAGGTGATTCTCCTTATTCCTTTATCGATATCGCGCCAGTACTTGCCGAAAAAGGCTATTTGGTGCATGTGATGCTACTGCCAGGGCACGGCTCACGTCCTGCGGACTTAATGCAGCCAAGTGTCGAAGATTGGCAAAAGGCGGTTGCTAATCAGGTCGCTATTTTGCGTGGTGAAGTCGACGATATCTGGTTAGGCGGGTTTTCAACAGGGACTAACTTGATCACCTCTTATGCGGCGCAGCGGCCCGATGATGTGAGTGGTATCGTCTTGTTTTCACCTGCGTTTAGCCCCGATGATGTTGTGGTTCGATTTGCAGGCGCAGCCAGTGTCTTCGTCGATTGGGTCAATGTTGCCAAAGAACAAAACTATACGCGCTATGACTCATTAGCGATGCATGGTGCCGCGTTGTACTACCAAACGACGACACTGGTTAAGCACGATTTGCAGCAATATCAGCTCAGCGTTCCGGCATTACTTATGGTGACGGAAAATGATGAGCTTATCGACACCGAGGCAGTGTACTCGTTGTTTAGAACAGAGTTTGTCCACCCAAGCAGCCGCCTAGTTTGGTATGGAGAAAAGCCCTATCCAGATGCTCGTGTGATTAAGAGAACCATGGCGCTGCCCGAGCAGAGTATTGAAAGCGGCTCCCACATTTCTGTGCTTTATCGTGCTGATAACCCTTTGTATGGTGAAAGAGGCTTGATGCGCCAATGTGGTGGAGCGCAAGAAGGGGAAGTGTACACCGTGGACTGCGTTGGTATGCCGACTCTGACCTATACAGCATGGGGACTGCTTAAAGAAGATCGAGTGAGTGCACGTTTGAGTTGGAATCCGTATTTTGACGCCATGATGGAAAGGGTGGTGGCGTTTATGGAATCGGCTAGGGTACCTCTGAACAGCAAATAA
- the tnaC gene encoding tryptophanase leader peptide: MNKFNIISSWFTLDYKIAFFFPSR; encoded by the coding sequence ATGAATAAGTTCAACATAATTAGTAGTTGGTTCACGCTAGACTACAAAATCGCTTTCTTTTTCCCTTCGAGATAA
- the tnaA gene encoding tryptophanase, which yields MENFKHLPEPFRIRVVEPVKRTTREYREQAIIKAGMNPFLLDSEDVFIDLLTDSGTGSITQEMQAAMLRGDEAYSGSRSYYALSNAVKDIFGYELTIPTHQGRGAEQIYIPVLIKKREKEKGLDRSKMVALSNYFFDTTQGHTQVNCCVAKNVYTKDAFDTAVNADFKGNFDLEKLEQAIIEAGPANVPYIVSTITCNSAGGQPVSIANLKAVYEIAQKYDIPVIMDSARYAENAYFVQQREPGYQDWTIEQITRESYKYADGLAMSAKKDAMVQMGGLLCFKDESFMDVYTECRTLCVVQEGFPTYGGLEGGAMERLAVGLYDGMRQDWLEYRINQVQYLVDGLEAIGVVCQQAGGHAAFVDAGKLLPHIPADQFPAHALACELYKVAGIRAVEIGSLLLGRDPATGKQHPCPAELLRLTIPRATYTQTHMDFVIEAFEKVKANAHKVKGLDFTYEPEVLRHFTARLKEVEVAVKGEAQKAEEKQLEEA from the coding sequence ATGGAAAACTTCAAACACCTACCAGAACCATTCCGCATTCGTGTTGTTGAGCCAGTAAAACGTACTACGCGTGAATATCGTGAGCAAGCAATTATTAAAGCAGGAATGAACCCTTTCCTATTAGATAGTGAAGATGTATTTATCGACTTACTGACTGACAGTGGTACTGGTTCGATCACGCAAGAAATGCAAGCGGCAATGCTGCGTGGTGATGAAGCGTACAGCGGTAGCCGTAGCTACTATGCATTATCCAACGCTGTGAAAGACATTTTTGGTTATGAGTTAACGATTCCAACTCACCAAGGTCGTGGCGCAGAGCAAATCTACATTCCTGTGCTTATCAAAAAGCGTGAAAAAGAGAAAGGGCTTGATCGCAGTAAGATGGTAGCGCTGTCTAACTACTTCTTCGATACCACTCAAGGTCACACACAAGTGAACTGCTGTGTGGCGAAAAACGTGTACACCAAAGATGCGTTCGATACTGCTGTAAATGCTGACTTTAAAGGCAACTTTGATTTAGAGAAGCTAGAGCAAGCAATCATTGAGGCTGGTCCAGCAAACGTGCCTTATATTGTTAGCACCATTACCTGTAACTCTGCGGGTGGCCAACCAGTTTCAATCGCTAACTTAAAAGCGGTGTATGAGATTGCTCAGAAGTATGACATCCCTGTGATTATGGATTCTGCTCGTTACGCAGAAAATGCCTACTTTGTTCAGCAGCGTGAACCGGGATACCAAGACTGGACTATTGAACAAATCACGCGTGAATCCTACAAGTACGCAGATGGCTTGGCGATGTCAGCGAAAAAAGACGCGATGGTGCAGATGGGCGGTCTACTTTGCTTTAAAGACGAATCTTTTATGGATGTCTATACCGAATGTCGCACCTTGTGTGTGGTTCAAGAGGGCTTCCCTACGTATGGCGGTCTAGAAGGTGGTGCGATGGAGCGTCTTGCTGTTGGTCTGTATGACGGTATGCGTCAAGACTGGCTAGAGTACCGCATTAATCAAGTTCAATACTTGGTTGATGGATTAGAAGCGATTGGTGTGGTTTGTCAACAAGCGGGTGGCCACGCGGCGTTTGTCGATGCTGGTAAGCTTCTTCCTCATATTCCAGCAGATCAATTCCCAGCACACGCACTGGCATGTGAGCTGTATAAAGTTGCGGGTATTCGCGCCGTTGAGATTGGTTCATTATTGCTAGGTCGCGATCCAGCAACGGGCAAACAGCACCCTTGTCCAGCCGAGTTACTTCGCTTAACGATTCCTCGCGCCACTTACACGCAAACACACATGGATTTCGTCATCGAAGCGTTTGAGAAAGTAAAAGCCAATGCACACAAAGTGAAAGGGCTGGACTTTACTTATGAGCCTGAGGTGTTACGTCACTTTACTGCCAGACTGAAAGAGGTCGAAGTGGCCGTAAAGGGCGAAGCTCAAAAGGCTGAAGAGAAACAACTCGAAGAAGCCTAG
- a CDS encoding IS4 family transposase: MSIQNFFADFLEENPVDVAQLTTFSEHIPDEWVAKAASLSDKATIRRRRLPSDMVLWLIVGMAFFRNEPIAEVARRMNVCADGLADEELLAKSALTQARQRLGKAAPEWLFKQCGKTWGLERYPDDTWQGLQVFAVDGALFRTADTPELREHFGSGNTSSNRQTPHPVLRVVTMMNVRSHVIVDAAISPYRRGEIPLAMPFINALPDNSVTLLDKGFYGADLLLSLHNSGINRHWLLPAKKGVKYTLLDDKESSDMLVEMKTSPQARKKNPNLPEKWTVRAVTYEVQGKSKTVFTSLPRDKYDAQSVAELYHERWEIELGYRDIKSSMQHNALVLRSKTVDLVYQELWGLLLGYNLVRREASQAAVEHGRLPNEISFKYACQFIASQLKVMSKAVSLGNTPKRLKSLRGDLSILFIDKRPKPNRPRAVKISKTRYPVNRNAAPLK, encoded by the coding sequence ATGTCTATTCAAAACTTCTTTGCCGACTTCCTCGAAGAAAACCCTGTCGATGTAGCTCAGCTCACCACATTCTCTGAACATATTCCTGATGAGTGGGTCGCTAAAGCAGCCTCTCTGTCTGATAAAGCGACAATCCGTCGACGCCGACTACCGAGTGATATGGTTTTGTGGTTAATTGTTGGTATGGCTTTTTTCCGTAATGAACCCATTGCCGAAGTCGCACGGAGAATGAACGTCTGTGCTGATGGCCTTGCTGATGAAGAACTGTTGGCAAAGAGCGCTTTAACCCAAGCAAGACAGCGCTTAGGTAAAGCAGCACCAGAATGGCTGTTTAAGCAATGCGGAAAAACATGGGGGCTTGAGCGATACCCTGATGATACTTGGCAAGGCCTACAGGTTTTTGCTGTAGATGGTGCTCTTTTTAGAACAGCTGACACACCCGAATTAAGAGAACATTTTGGCTCTGGTAATACGTCTAGCAACAGGCAAACACCTCATCCAGTATTGAGGGTTGTGACAATGATGAATGTTCGCTCTCATGTCATCGTTGATGCAGCGATAAGCCCGTATCGCCGAGGTGAAATCCCTCTAGCGATGCCCTTCATCAACGCTTTACCAGACAACTCTGTGACATTACTGGATAAAGGGTTTTATGGAGCAGATTTACTACTTTCTCTTCACAACAGTGGAATAAATAGACATTGGCTTCTCCCTGCAAAGAAAGGAGTCAAATATACCCTACTGGACGATAAAGAAAGCAGTGACATGCTAGTAGAGATGAAGACCTCTCCACAGGCTCGTAAGAAGAACCCTAATCTTCCTGAGAAATGGACAGTCAGGGCGGTCACTTACGAGGTCCAAGGTAAATCCAAGACGGTGTTTACCTCTCTTCCTAGAGACAAGTATGACGCTCAATCCGTGGCAGAGCTTTATCATGAAAGGTGGGAGATAGAATTAGGTTATCGTGATATCAAGAGTTCGATGCAACATAACGCTTTAGTGTTGAGAAGCAAAACAGTCGATCTCGTCTATCAAGAGCTATGGGGACTGCTACTTGGTTATAACTTGGTGAGACGAGAAGCTAGTCAAGCCGCAGTTGAACACGGGCGCTTACCTAATGAAATAAGTTTTAAGTATGCTTGCCAATTTATAGCCAGCCAGCTCAAAGTGATGAGTAAAGCGGTATCCTTAGGTAACACGCCGAAACGCTTAAAGAGCCTTCGAGGCGACCTATCCATCCTCTTTATAGACAAACGCCCTAAGCCAAACCGGCCTAGGGCGGTAAAAATATCAAAAACCCGATACCCTGTTAATCGCAACGCTGCTCCTCTTAAATGA
- a CDS encoding siderophore-interacting protein, whose translation MKKPTPKMASVSHKRTLSPNMLRITLHSEAFTQFSMESLGGYIKLLFNQHGGIDLDDEPFDARPKMRTYTIRRLDTLRGEIDVDFVTHVTEDKLCGFGARWAMAAEVGDTISLVGPGALQEVDVEKEWFFFTADMTALPALSVKLTMLPADAKGYAVVQVEDMADKQEIYVPKDMQLIWTTGSLSEEAKALPWLAGEPFVWCASEFDEMRALRQYFRNDKAIPRDAIYISSYWKRGVSEDGHKAIKKQDHDNFESQ comes from the coding sequence ATGAAAAAGCCAACTCCTAAAATGGCGTCTGTTAGTCACAAGCGCACCCTGTCACCGAATATGTTACGTATCACACTTCATAGTGAAGCGTTTACTCAGTTTTCTATGGAAAGCCTTGGTGGTTACATCAAGTTGCTTTTCAATCAGCATGGCGGCATCGATCTTGATGATGAGCCATTTGATGCGCGACCTAAAATGCGCACCTATACCATTCGCAGACTCGATACACTACGTGGTGAAATTGATGTCGATTTCGTTACTCACGTTACAGAAGATAAACTATGTGGTTTTGGTGCTCGCTGGGCAATGGCGGCAGAAGTAGGGGATACCATATCGCTAGTAGGACCTGGCGCGTTGCAAGAGGTAGATGTTGAAAAAGAGTGGTTCTTTTTTACGGCAGATATGACGGCTTTACCTGCATTGTCGGTGAAACTTACCATGTTGCCAGCAGACGCTAAAGGGTACGCTGTCGTTCAGGTTGAAGATATGGCTGACAAGCAAGAGATCTACGTACCGAAAGACATGCAGTTAATATGGACAACAGGCTCACTCTCTGAAGAGGCTAAAGCACTACCGTGGTTAGCGGGCGAACCGTTTGTTTGGTGTGCAAGTGAATTTGATGAGATGAGAGCGCTACGTCAGTACTTTAGAAATGATAAAGCCATTCCTCGAGATGCTATCTATATCAGCAGCTATTGGAAACGCGGAGTGTCTGAAGATGGTCATAAAGCGATTAAAAAGCAGGATCATGACAACTTCGAATCGCAATAA
- a CDS encoding glyceraldehyde-3-phosphate dehydrogenase: MSNSNISQTEIHQNQWQLNQTLAESILPLLGRLYREKGVEVLLFGKTLVNATTIDIIKTHRVSRHYSATSVSISQTAPIIERLIELDLSPCCIDVGQLATQYWSQNDSHQNIDDFLMTALNESIESNGSLEARDVVLYGFGRIGRLLTRILVEKSGSGYPLRLRAIVVRGGRDGDLQKRASLLRRDSVHGQFNGSILVDEDNKALIVNGNYIQVIYANSPQDVDYTQYGIENALVVDNTGVWRDAEGLGQHVACNGAEKVLLTAPGKGDIKNIVFGVNHESILAEDTIVSAASCTTNAITPTLKAVNDKYGIVSGHIETVHSYTNDQNLIDNYHSGDRRGRSASLNMVLTSTGAAKAVAKALPELAGKLSGNAIRVPTPNVSMAVANLNLESSTTKEELNAYLREVSLTSPLSAQIDYTDSTEVVSTDLVGARHPGIVDGQATIAQDNRCVLYIWYDNEFGYSCQVVHCMEQMMGVKYKTYPALA, from the coding sequence ATGAGTAATAGCAACATCTCGCAAACTGAAATTCACCAAAATCAATGGCAATTAAATCAAACACTCGCTGAGTCTATTTTGCCGCTTCTCGGCAGGTTGTATCGAGAGAAAGGCGTAGAAGTGCTTTTATTTGGGAAAACACTCGTCAACGCAACCACCATCGATATTATTAAAACTCATCGTGTTTCTCGCCACTACAGCGCCACCTCTGTCTCTATTTCTCAAACAGCTCCAATCATTGAACGTTTAATTGAACTCGATCTTTCGCCTTGTTGTATCGATGTGGGTCAATTGGCAACTCAATACTGGTCTCAAAACGATAGTCACCAAAATATTGATGACTTTTTGATGACGGCTCTTAATGAAAGCATTGAGAGCAATGGTTCACTAGAAGCACGTGACGTTGTGCTTTACGGCTTTGGACGTATCGGCCGTTTGCTTACACGTATTTTGGTTGAGAAGAGTGGTTCCGGTTATCCGCTACGCCTACGTGCAATTGTGGTACGCGGTGGTCGAGATGGCGACCTTCAAAAACGTGCTAGCCTTTTGCGTCGTGACTCAGTACATGGGCAGTTTAACGGCAGTATCTTGGTTGACGAAGACAACAAAGCACTGATTGTTAATGGTAATTACATCCAAGTTATCTACGCGAATAGCCCGCAGGATGTGGATTACACTCAGTACGGAATTGAGAATGCACTCGTTGTTGACAACACTGGTGTTTGGCGAGATGCAGAAGGCCTTGGTCAGCACGTCGCGTGTAATGGTGCAGAGAAAGTACTGCTAACTGCGCCAGGCAAAGGGGATATCAAAAACATCGTGTTTGGTGTTAATCACGAAAGCATCTTGGCTGAAGATACGATTGTATCTGCAGCGAGCTGCACCACGAATGCTATTACACCAACGCTTAAAGCTGTGAACGATAAGTATGGGATTGTTTCTGGTCATATTGAAACTGTGCATTCATACACCAATGACCAAAACCTTATCGACAACTACCACAGTGGTGATCGTCGCGGCCGCTCAGCGTCGCTCAACATGGTGCTGACTTCAACAGGCGCAGCAAAAGCAGTGGCAAAAGCGTTGCCTGAACTTGCAGGTAAGTTGAGTGGTAACGCTATTCGTGTTCCGACCCCTAACGTTTCAATGGCGGTTGCGAATTTGAATCTGGAAAGCAGCACGACTAAAGAAGAGCTAAACGCTTACCTTCGCGAAGTGTCGCTAACATCGCCACTATCAGCTCAGATTGACTATACCGATTCAACGGAAGTTGTGTCGACAGATCTAGTAGGAGCACGTCACCCGGGTATTGTTGATGGACAAGCAACCATCGCACAAGATAATCGCTGTGTACTATATATCTGGTATGACAATGAGTTTGGTTACAGCTGTCAAGTCGTGCACTGTATGGAACAAATGATGGGTGTGAAGTACAAAACCTACCCAGCACTAGCGTAA
- a CDS encoding alpha-amylase family glycosyl hydrolase, protein MKLAKTLISLSVGATLLWGCSGESTTPSDQGGTTTSYACSTHNSAQTDDLRIYQVMVESFVNGNPTIGHGTGYGTSHHMGDIRGIINSLDYIQDLGMNAVWLTPIFNSIAVDGQDHWADRLDATGYFATDYFAIDPRFGTLEDAKELVEEAHKRGLYVFFDGVFGHHKDNVVASPSGNKPVGSSNPVSYPESLPFFKEVAQHWVKELKIDGWRLDQAYQVPTDAWAEIRKAVDEASQQVTYTNIDGELVNPLGYMVAEIWSGESEIAQDGYGSEQSPALCSAFDFPMRYRLVQTFAVEESGYSSNQGGLKLAEGMLTHDAYPAHAKPNLMLGNHDLVRLGDLIQRGDLAEPEDEAYWLRHKAAISFLGAYTGPITLYYGDEIGDELEGFADRVTNDCAISGKCDDHVARMSGKIEGVTGITLSTEQADLKDYVKELMTLRALHPSLAQGTRNNVVATTSAYADLKTSGEESILYIVNTTASNQTITISEDTLSFSGNLNDLQTNDSVTLASGFYNVDLAPFQARFLILEQ, encoded by the coding sequence GTGAAACTGGCTAAAACCCTTATCTCTCTTTCTGTTGGCGCAACCCTTTTATGGGGCTGCTCTGGCGAATCAACCACGCCATCTGACCAAGGTGGTACGACAACAAGTTATGCCTGCAGCACTCATAATAGTGCTCAGACCGACGATTTACGCATCTACCAAGTCATGGTAGAAAGTTTTGTTAATGGCAACCCGACTATCGGCCATGGGACAGGCTACGGTACCAGTCATCACATGGGTGACATCCGAGGCATAATTAACTCACTCGATTACATTCAAGATCTGGGTATGAATGCGGTCTGGCTGACACCAATCTTCAATTCCATTGCCGTGGACGGCCAAGACCACTGGGCAGATAGACTGGATGCGACCGGCTACTTCGCCACCGACTACTTTGCAATTGATCCACGTTTCGGCACTCTAGAAGATGCTAAAGAGCTGGTCGAAGAAGCGCACAAACGTGGCCTATACGTATTCTTTGATGGGGTGTTTGGGCACCATAAGGATAACGTGGTTGCATCTCCGTCTGGCAATAAGCCTGTCGGTTCAAGTAATCCGGTCAGCTACCCTGAAAGCCTTCCCTTCTTTAAAGAAGTTGCTCAACATTGGGTGAAAGAGCTGAAAATTGATGGCTGGAGACTGGACCAAGCCTATCAAGTTCCCACTGACGCTTGGGCAGAAATCCGCAAAGCTGTTGATGAAGCATCACAGCAAGTGACCTACACCAATATTGACGGTGAACTTGTTAATCCACTCGGGTATATGGTGGCCGAAATTTGGAGTGGCGAAAGCGAGATTGCACAAGATGGTTATGGCAGTGAACAGAGCCCGGCACTGTGTTCAGCGTTTGATTTCCCGATGCGCTATCGATTAGTACAAACCTTTGCGGTAGAGGAATCGGGTTATAGCTCTAACCAAGGTGGTTTAAAACTTGCGGAAGGCATGCTAACCCATGACGCCTACCCTGCTCATGCCAAGCCAAACTTAATGCTTGGTAACCATGATTTGGTGCGCTTAGGCGATCTTATTCAACGTGGCGACCTTGCCGAGCCTGAAGATGAAGCCTATTGGCTGCGCCATAAAGCAGCAATTTCATTCCTTGGCGCGTATACCGGACCGATAACACTCTATTACGGTGATGAAATTGGCGATGAGCTAGAAGGATTTGCTGATCGAGTAACGAATGACTGTGCTATCTCAGGGAAATGTGATGACCATGTAGCCCGTATGAGTGGCAAGATTGAAGGTGTCACTGGTATCACACTATCTACAGAGCAAGCCGATCTCAAGGACTACGTGAAAGAACTGATGACACTTCGCGCGCTGCACCCATCGCTGGCTCAAGGTACTCGCAATAACGTTGTCGCAACAACGAGTGCCTATGCGGATCTAAAAACATCCGGTGAAGAATCGATTCTATATATCGTGAATACGACAGCATCGAATCAAACCATTACGATTTCTGAAGATACATTATCATTTAGTGGCAACCTTAATGATTTACAAACGAATGACAGCGTAACCTTAGCTTCTGGTTTCTATAACGTCGACCTAGCTCCATTCCAAGCTAGATTTCTAATACTCGAGCAATAA
- a CDS encoding LysR family transcriptional regulator → MKLQFDNIASFVAVVEAGSFSSAARKLGKSQSTVSTAIQNLESDLGFNLFIRQNAKVTLTDKGKRLFHLSTPVVCKYRDLLTTVSQMSQTEQIVFRVGIDPLVYNNNVKQALFQFSEAFPDIDLEVVTKPSFVLSNYISEGKIDLALGNPYHKTDNDFNMDELFSVNCWWVGSQPLLKNPQTAPRVLLMDGFDELLNLSDLVTHQLWRLDDLSTIVELCKAQKGIAFLPEHIVEPLLEKSELAIITDNLEFFGKKVTASLFWCTHSDFGLYNQWIRSQLKTVIDQQNTFVAALAN, encoded by the coding sequence ATGAAGCTGCAGTTCGATAACATTGCTTCGTTTGTTGCAGTGGTTGAGGCGGGGTCTTTTAGTTCAGCAGCACGCAAGCTGGGAAAATCTCAATCTACAGTCAGCACCGCAATTCAAAATTTAGAGTCTGATCTAGGCTTTAATCTTTTTATCAGGCAAAACGCAAAAGTAACATTGACAGACAAAGGCAAACGTTTATTTCACCTTTCTACACCAGTGGTATGCAAATATCGTGATCTACTGACTACGGTCAGTCAAATGAGTCAAACAGAGCAGATTGTGTTCCGAGTCGGCATCGATCCACTGGTGTATAACAATAATGTTAAACAAGCCCTGTTCCAATTTTCAGAAGCGTTTCCCGATATCGATTTAGAAGTGGTGACTAAGCCAAGTTTTGTGCTGAGTAACTATATTAGCGAAGGAAAAATCGACCTCGCTTTAGGTAATCCATACCACAAGACTGACAATGATTTTAATATGGATGAGCTATTTAGCGTCAATTGTTGGTGGGTGGGAAGCCAACCACTGCTAAAAAATCCGCAAACCGCCCCCCGCGTATTATTAATGGATGGCTTTGATGAGCTACTCAATCTATCCGATTTGGTGACACATCAACTATGGCGATTAGATGATCTGTCCACTATTGTCGAGCTTTGCAAAGCACAAAAAGGCATCGCTTTTTTGCCTGAACATATTGTTGAGCCGCTACTAGAGAAGAGTGAACTGGCCATTATTACCGATAATCTGGAGTTTTTCGGTAAAAAGGTCACCGCTTCACTGTTTTGGTGTACTCATTCTGACTTCGGCTTATACAACCAATGGATCCGCAGCCAGCTAAAAACTGTCATCGACCAACAAAATACCTTTGTCGCCGCACTCGCCAATTAA
- a CDS encoding Flp family type IVb pilin, which yields MMTKLYVNAVTLLNEFKRDERGVTAIEYGLIGVAMAVALGVIFSQTGTTGFLATLKTTFTSIATALTTAATTKS from the coding sequence ATGATGACTAAGCTTTATGTAAACGCAGTGACGCTTCTAAACGAATTTAAGCGTGATGAGCGCGGTGTTACAGCAATTGAATATGGTTTGATTGGTGTAGCGATGGCGGTTGCGCTGGGTGTAATCTTTTCCCAAACGGGCACAACAGGCTTCTTGGCTACATTGAAGACTACGTTTACCTCGATCGCCACTGCTCTGACAACAGCTGCCACAACAAAGTCATGA
- a CDS encoding A24 family peptidase, whose translation MNNKLAMLYLFLFACLCIYISILDIRSRQITNFSVLSLLLLQCTLLIKSEVYLTSGFVVLLVGLFLFWRRWIGAGDIKFASILALALPLSQLPIAAMLTGLAGGLVSLCYLALNYWFPNRKQRQVGIPYGVAISSGFGLVIVVYQVPQLIQA comes from the coding sequence GTGAATAATAAACTAGCAATGCTTTATTTATTTTTATTTGCTTGCCTATGTATTTATATATCTATCCTAGACATTCGCTCTCGGCAAATCACAAACTTCAGTGTCCTTAGTTTATTGCTATTGCAATGTACATTGTTGATAAAAAGTGAGGTGTATTTAACCTCCGGATTTGTGGTTTTGCTTGTTGGACTTTTTTTGTTTTGGCGACGTTGGATAGGCGCTGGAGACATTAAGTTTGCAAGTATATTGGCCTTGGCACTGCCATTAAGTCAATTGCCTATAGCAGCCATGTTGACCGGATTGGCCGGCGGCTTGGTCTCATTGTGTTATCTGGCGCTGAACTACTGGTTTCCAAATAGAAAACAACGTCAAGTTGGCATCCCGTATGGCGTTGCCATTAGCTCGGGCTTTGGTTTGGTAATTGTGGTGTATCAAGTGCCACAGTTAATTCAAGCTTAA
- the cpaB gene encoding Flp pilus assembly protein CpaB, with protein MRSRLVLLIAVLALVVGAIGLRDMLSQKSTPQAQAEVVPVQPVEEHVSVWRVSSDIAKGTPIQTEQVIKVQLPMSQALAHGVKQDTHIDFSPSTLTNRALEIGTIVLPEYQVKVGKPGYIDLLVTEGMTPYPLQVSDKNLINDYIRPGTYIDILTVSSPNNNLAANTDKPRSFKGVNANMFLKQVKVLNIDNADDKLVTARAPTKELGFTTVVIEVKPDDLPRLALAQRTMHIEIYRSQTYRQSTYVEVRNIMDNYVGIEELRGKTSMSGEAL; from the coding sequence ATGCGTTCTAGGTTGGTGCTGCTGATTGCGGTATTGGCTTTGGTTGTTGGAGCTATTGGGCTTCGTGACATGCTGAGCCAGAAATCTACACCACAAGCACAAGCAGAGGTTGTCCCAGTGCAACCTGTCGAAGAGCACGTCTCAGTATGGCGAGTCAGTTCTGATATTGCCAAAGGCACGCCCATTCAAACTGAACAGGTTATAAAAGTACAACTGCCCATGAGTCAGGCTCTGGCACATGGCGTCAAACAAGATACTCATATAGATTTTTCACCCTCAACCCTAACCAATCGTGCATTAGAGATAGGCACTATCGTGCTTCCAGAATATCAGGTGAAAGTGGGGAAGCCAGGGTACATCGATTTACTTGTCACGGAAGGTATGACGCCATACCCGCTGCAAGTCAGTGATAAAAACCTAATCAATGATTACATCCGTCCAGGCACCTACATTGATATTTTGACGGTGAGCTCACCGAATAACAATCTTGCGGCCAACACAGACAAGCCAAGAAGTTTTAAAGGCGTTAACGCCAATATGTTTTTAAAACAGGTCAAGGTACTCAATATCGACAACGCTGATGACAAATTGGTGACCGCTAGAGCACCGACTAAGGAGCTGGGTTTTACCACTGTAGTCATTGAAGTCAAGCCCGATGATTTACCTAGATTGGCGCTAGCACAACGTACTATGCATATTGAAATCTACCGCAGTCAAACCTATCGCCAATCGACCTATGTCGAGGTTCGTAACATTATGGATAATTACGTGGGAATTGAAGAGCTTCGAGGCAAAACTTCAATGTCAGGAGAGGCACTGTAA